The genomic DNA GAGGAGTGATTACCGATGCGTCATACATGCCAAAAGCACGTGCTCTCTTTGACCAGATTGTCTGGTATGCGGAGGCACTGAAAGTTGCCCGAGAAAAAAGATGATTAATCTCCAAGAAGAAAAAACCCGCATCCAAAAAGAAATTACCAATCGCACGATGGGATATATTCTCGGCGGTCTCGGATTGGTTGTTGGACTTGCGTGGAACGATGCCATAAAAGTTCTTATCGAGTATATTTTCCCACTTTCAAGAAACACACTTCTTGCCAAGTTTCTGTATGCCGCACTCCTTACTCTCTTCGTAGTAATTTTGACAACGTATTTTTTGCGGAAAAACGATGAACAGCATTGATTAAGTCTCAATTTCCGTAAAAAAGCGGCTTCTGACCGATATTTTAAAACCAAAAAATATTATTTTTAAAATTTGCTATAGTGTAGGCGTATTTGCCATGCTTATTTCCGGAAAAATCACGCTTCCCGTTATCGACCTTCATCAATCGGTCTCTTTTTACACGCGGGTTTTGGGTCTGCGTCTGATTGAACAGAAGGGAAACTATTGGGCGGCGGTAAGTGATGGCGGCTTGCGTATTACGCTTGAGAGACAATTTTATCGCGAACCGCAAGAAACAAAAAAAACACAATCCCTCTCTCTTGGCATTGCCGTTTTTCATCTTGACCCCGTTCTCGCGCGCATAAAAGAAACGGGAACCGTTATTACGGGCATGCATGAAACGGGCGACGGGAGAATACTTACGTTAAGCGACCCCGACGGAAATAAAATTTTTGTGCGGGAAGTCGGGGAACTCAAGAAAAAAGCATGAAAAAAGAAGAACTTATCAAAACTCTCGAGAAAGGGGGTGTCGGTATTATGCCTACCGATACGTTGTATGGTCTTCTTGGGAGTGCCCTCAACCCTTCCGTGGTTGAACGCATTTATTCCCTTAAAGGCCGCGATAGAAAGAAACCGTTTATCATTTTAATTTCTTCTTTTGACGATCTGGAGAAATTTTCAATACGTATAAACGCAAAAGAGCGCGAGATGCTCGAGCGTTTTTGGCCGGGGAAAGTGACGATTATTTTTTCTTCGGGAGACAAACAGTACACCTATCTCGACCGGGGAGGAGGAACACTCGCGTTCAGGATGCCGGCGCTGCGCTCACTTTTGGATATTATTGCCCGCACCGGACCACTTGTCGCCCCGAGTGCGAATGTTTCGGGCGGGGAACCGGCGCAAACCATTGAAGAAGCGATGGCCTATTTCGGAAACGACCCCGATTTTTATATAGACGGGGGCAGAATCACATCCCTTCCTTCAACGATAGTGAAGATGAACAAGGGCGGATTCATGCTTGTCCGCCCGGGTGTGGAAGAAATTCCTGAAGAATTATTGACTGAAGGGTTTTAAAGTGGTAGTCTATACCCCAGGCGAAATTCTCCTTTGCCCAAGACTCTATCCAAGAGTCGTGTAGTGGTTTGGGAAAAAGGAGGCAACTGTTCTTTACAGAGAAGGGGGAAATATGTACAAAGGGAGCAATGGGTATCGGAAGTACAAGAAGGTATTGGACATTGGAGCGTACGAATATTACACAATGTCACGCAAGACGGAAGGCACATATCCTTTCAACCGTTTTCTTTCTCCGATAAAGCTGATTCGATTCGGCGAACAAATCGGAAGAAGAATTACGGCGCGGGAAATGCGTTTTCTTGTTTCTCTTGATGTTACGTGTAATGACCGTTTCTCGCTTATGTCCGAACGTTGTACCGTTCACAGCAAACACTTTACTCCGGTCCGGTGGGTGGATGTCAAAAATCCACGCTTTATCGAACTGGTGCGAGGTGGTCTTGAAATTGACATCGCCCTGGTGAAACTAGGGAGCGAGGTCAAAGAATTCGGATGTTTTTATCCGAGGTACCAAGGCCGTTGCGATGTGTACTGCGGTCCGCTTTTGTCGGAAAATGGTTCGCCGCTTGCTATGATTCATACGGCGGAAAAAAAGCTTGGTGTTCCGAGAGCGCAAGCAAAACAGGAATCGTGGCAGATTCCCGTACCTTCTTCAAACGGAAGTTCGAAGGAAAAAAAGAAGAAAGAAAAACCCCTACTCGCTACTTCTTCACGGAAGTAACAAAAGCCCCCGTCAGCCTAAGGCTGACGGGGGTATTTTTTTGTTTATTTATGATGGTCTCCGTACGGAACCCCGCTTTGCACGGGGGTAGTGCGGATCATATCAATAATCTCATCTTCATCGTCGGTAATATGGTATAGGTCCATATCTTCTTTATGTATCATTCCTGACGCACAGAGATTTTTTTCAATAAACTTTTCAAGCTCAAGCCAATATTCTTTCCCGACAAGGATAATAGGTACGTGCTTGATTTTTTTCGTTTGAATCAGGGTGACAATCTCAAACATTTCATCGAGTGTTCCGAAACCGCCGGGGAAAAACACGTATGCCTCTGCCGAAAAAGAAAGACACACTTTACGCACGAAAAAATAATAGAAATTTATGCTGTCCGTAACGTACGGGTTGGTTACCTGCTCGTTCGGCAACTTGATATTGAGTCCGAGAGACGTTCCGCCTGCTTCATACGCACCCTTGTTTGCCGCTTCCATGATCCCTGGCCCTCCTCCAGCAATTACCGAATATCCCATTTCTTCAACGATTCGTTTAGCGAGCGTTTCGGCTTTTTTATAATAGGGGTCGCTTTCTTTAACTCGTGAAGAGCCGAAAAATGTAACCGATTTGGGATAGTTTCTGAGAAACTCAAACCCCCGCGCAAACTCCGAGCCTATGACAGAAAGGCGTTTCTTTGCGTCAATTTCAAGCTCATCAAGGGTAATTGTCTTGAAAGCGGGCTTCTGCCGATTTTGTTCGTTGTGTTCCATTCACTGTATTGTATTGAAATTTGAATGCGAGCGCAATTTACAACCCCCGCCGTTGGATAGTATACTGAACGCACATAAGCTATTCATTAACCATTATGCGTACATTGAACCGTAAAGAATGGATTGCCGTGGCGGCGTCCCTTCTCGTTATCGCTCTATTCGTATTTGGAGATACTATTACAAGTTTTCTTTCCCTGTTGTCGCAAAATACCATGACAAATGACAATTCGAATCAGTCCGAAGAGGTGAATCCGAGAACATTGCCCTCGGGACTTATAGTTGAGGATTTGACAGTTGGGACGGGTGAAGAGGCGGTTGCAAACACCATAGTAACCGTTCATTACACCGGAACGTTTGTTAATGGCACAAAATTCGACAGTTCTCTTGATAGGGGGGTTCCATTTCAGTTTGTTCTTGGCGCCGGACAGGTTATTCGTGGATGGGATGAGGGAGTGGTGGGAATGAAAGTCGGAGGGAAACGGAAACTCATTATTCCGCCCCAACTGGCATACGGAGGAGCGGTGGGACACCAACTTCAAAATGAAACTCTTGTTTTTGAAGTGGAGGTTCTTAATGTAAGCAAATAAAGAATATCAACGCCTCGTCGGTAGACGGGTCGGCGGATTTTGCATTGTGTGGTATATAGTAGAGGACATGGGGAAATTCAATCTCGTATCCGAATTTAAACCTGCGGGGGACCAGCCCGAGGCTATTGAGGCACTTATGAAAGGGCTTGGCAGAGGCTTGTCGTATCAAACGCTTCTTGGCGTTACCGGCTCCGGAAAAACGTTTACCATGGCAAACGTTATCGCTCGTATAAACAAACCGACACTTGTCATCGCGCACAACAAAACTCTTGCCGCCCAGCTTGCCCAGGAGTATCGGGATTTTTTTCCGAACAACGCGGTGCATTATTTCGTTTCCTATTACGATTACTACCAGCCGGAGGCATATATGCCAATAACCGATACGTATATAGAAAAGGAAGCGCAAATCAACGAAGAAATTGACCGTCTACGCCACGCCTCAACCCAAGCGCTTCTTACGCGCAGAGACGTCATTGTGGTAGCCTCGGTGTCTTGTATCTACAACCTCGGCAGCCCCGCGGAATACGAGAAAGTCAATTTGAAAATAAAAACGGGGGATGTCGTCGTCCGTCGCGATTTTATACGCAGTCTTATAGACATCCATTTTGAGCGGACCAACGCCGACCTTAATCCCGGTCTTTTCCGCGTTGTCGGAAACGCGCTTGAAATAATGCCCGTAAACGAAAAAACGATTTACCGAATTGAAATTAAAGACGACCGTATCGAAACAATAAAAAAGATTGACGCTGTTTCCCGGGTTATTCTTGAAGAGACATCGTCCGTTTTCCTTTTCCCCGCAAAGCATTTCGTGGCGGGGGAGGGGGAAATCGGGCGTGCCGTGAAAAGCATCAAAGCGGAATTGGTGAAACGCCTCAAAGAACTCCACGCGGAAGGGAAAGAACTCGAAGCACAGCGCCTGGAACGCCGCACGAAATATGACGTCGCCATGATAAAAGAAATCGGTTACTGCAACGGTATCGAAAACTACTCGCGCCATTTTTCAGGGAAAGCCTCCGGTGAACCGCCGGACTCGTTACTCGCATATTTTCCCCGCAAAGCCGACGGAAGTCCCGATTTTCTTACCATTATCGATGAATCGCATGTTACCGTACCCCAAATAGGAGGAATGAAAATGGGAGATGCGTCCCGGAAAGAGACTCTCGTCGAACACGGATTCCGTCTTCCGTCGGCAAAAGACAATCGGCCCTTAAGTTTCAAAGAATTTGAAGACCGTATCGGGCAAGTGATTTTCACTTCCGCAACTCCCGCCGATTATGAACGAGAAAAAAGCCAGCAGGTTGTCGAACAGGTTATCCGTCCGACGGGTCTCATTGACCCGGAAATCATATTGCGCCCTATTATTCAGGGTGCGTCATACAAAGGCCAAATCGCCGATTTCATTGTTGAGGCGGAAAAGGCCATTAAAAAAGGCGGTAGGGTTATTGCCACTACTCTTACAAAACGCATGGCCGAAGATTTAAGCGAATACCTCAAAGAAAAAAAACTTAAGGCCGAATATTTACACAGTGACATCAAGACGATAGACCGCATTGAAATACTGACGGAGTTTAGGAGGGGGAAATTCGATTGTCTTGTGGGGGTTAATCTTCTGCGAGAAGGTCTCGACCTTCCGGAGGTGTCTTTGATTGGTATTCTTGATGCGGACAAGGAAGGCTTTTTGCGTTCTGAAACGTCTTTAATTCAAATTATCGGACGTGCGGCGAGAAACGTGGACGGAAGGGTTATTCTCTACGCCGATGTGGTGACCGGCTCGATCCAGCGTGCGGTCGCCGAAACCAACCGCCGTCGCGCCATACAAGTCGCATATAACGAGAAGCACGGTATTACTCCGAAAACAATTCAAAAGAAAATCCACGACATCACCGAGCAATTGCGAAGCGAACATGACAGGGCGGTTGCCACTCTCACCGCGCTTGACCGCATTGCGTTCAAGGGTGATATGCGGAAACTTATAAAAGAAAAAGAGCGGCAAATGGCCGATGCGGTGAAGGTACTCGATTTTGAAACCGCGGCGCTTATTCGCGATGAAATAAAGGCATTGCGCTCAAAGAAATAAATCTTTTGGTACAATAAAGCAAGGATGTTCGTATAAACCGAAGCGAAAGGAGCCTTATGAGTGGAACCATATGCGCGCGTATGAAAAACCTTTTCAGAAAAAGGGACGGGGTTATGCCCTCAAAACAGATTTTCACCCGTAATCGATTTTTTACTCCCCAATTTTCTTCACGGTCGTTTCACTTTTATGCGAGATTTCCTTGGCTTATGTAATCTTTCTTTTCACCATGGCCGCAATCCGTTCTAACGGATTGCGGCTCTTTTTATTACGACAAGCGAGGGGCGCGTGGACAATTCCGATTGTACATGGCGTCCGAGTCGAGGTCGTAACAAAATGGGTGCAAGGCCTGCCCCGCGGTTAATGCCCTTTATGATAAAATTTATATCGGAACACAGTACAAAGGAGGGAGAAGTGGCAAACGACATGGATGAGTTTCTTAAAACAATGAAAGGGGCGCTTCAGGAAGAATCAAGTTTCAAAAAACAAAGAACCCACGACGGTACTAAACGCAACGCCGAAGTAACCGTCGAACACATCCGATGCTCAACCCGAAGTCATACCGAGGAAAAAATTTCCAAACGTACCCCTTCATCTTCTTAAAAAGTTAAGCCGCGGCGTCTCAGTTGCCGCGGTTTTCTTTTTATACTATGATTGTTTCCACCTAACCCCTATGGACTACTCCGGGGGCCCGTTTGGTGTCTGTATGAAAAAAGAAGAAACACAACAGGATAAAATCATTGTTAAAGGGGCGCGCACGCATAACCTCAAGAATATTACCGTTGAAATGCCCCGCAATAAGATGGTCGTGTTTACGGGACTTTCCGGCTCGGGGAAGTCGTCTTTGGCGTTTGATACCATTTTTGCGGAAGGCCAACGACGTTATGTGGAATCTCTTTCCTCATATGCCCGTCAGTTTTTACGCCAAATGCAAAAGCCTGACGTTGACGAGATTATCGGACTTTCCCCGGCTATTTCAATTGACCAAAAATCCCGTTCCAACAACCCCCGTTCGACCGTTGCCACAACAACGGAAATTTACGACTACCTCCGCATTTTGTATGCCCGTATCGGCCGACCGCACTGTCTTGTGTGCGGCGATGAGATAAAACGCCTGTCCAACGAAGAAATCAAAAATTTCATTTTGGAAAAGATTTCCGAGAAAGCAAAAGAAATTGCAAAAAGCAAAAATGAAATTCCCCTTCCTGTGTACGTGGAACTTTTTGCTCCGCTTGTGCGGGGACGAAAAGGGGAATACTACCAGCTTCTCTACGACCTGTTGGGGCGGGGATACTCGGAAGTACTTGTTGACGGAGTAAGAAAAAAACTTCGCGAACAAATTATTCTTTCCAAAAACAAACGCCATGAAATAAGCGCGCTTGTCGACGCCATCAATATTGCCGATTTCGGAGAAAAGGAAAACCAAAAAAACGCGCTTGAACGTCTGAGTGAAGGACTTGAAAAATCTCTGCACGAGGCGCAGGGTCTTGTTGAAATCCGTTTTCGGGATTTCAAGGGGCAGACGAAAAAGGAAGAATCGTTTCTCATGTCCTCGAAATTTGCCTGTCCGAAGGACGGCTATTCATATCCGGAAATAGAACCGAGGCTGTTTTCTTTTAATTCTCCGTACGGGGCATGTGAAGCATGTAATGGCCTTGGCACCAAACATTTCTTCGGAGACGAACCATGTCCCACGTGCCTCGGCGCGCGTTTGCGCCCGGAAGCACTTCATGTTCTTATCGGAGGAAAAAATATTATCGAACTTGTCGCGCTTTCAATCAAAGATGCATCCGATTTTTTTTCCCGTCTTAAGATTTCCGCGAGGGAAAAAAATATTTCAAAAGTCGTTGTCAAAGAAATCGAATCCCGTCTCGAGTTCATGATAGATGTCGGTATCGATTATCTTTCCTTAGACCGTCGCGCGCATACGCTCTCGGGCGGCGAGGCACAACGTATTCGTCTGGCATCGCAGCTCGGAAGCGGGCTTGTCGGTGCTTTGTATGTTCTTGACGAGCCGACCATCGGACTCCATCAGCACGACAACGAGCGGCTTATAAAAACGCTTATTAATCTGCGCGACTTAGGTAATACGATTATCGTGGTTGAGCACGACGAGGACACGATTTATTCCTCGGATTATATCGTTGATATTGGGCCCGGGGCCGGTATCCATGGCGGGCAGATTGTCGTTTCCGGATGGCTTGACGAACTGCTTACCGCCAAAAAGAACGAATCCGAATCACTCACTCTTTCGTATCTTCGCGGTGAAAAAAACATCCCTATCCCCGAAAATCGCAGGACGCAGGACAAAGGGAAACTGACGGTCAAGGGTGGAAAAATTTTTAATATTAAAAATCTTAACGTCGAAATTCCTCTCGGAAAATTCGTCGCGGTAACGGGAGTTTCCGGTTCCGGAAAATCATCGTTTATGTACGAAATTCTTTATAAAAATCTTCAAGCCCGTCTCGAGCGCCGTTATCGGACCAATGACACGTTCAATTGTTCTTCCGTCGAAGGGACCGAATATCTTGGTCGGGCCATCCTTATAGACCAATCGCCCATCGGCAGAACACCGCGTTCCAATCCCGTGACATATACCGGTGCTTTTATCTTCATGCGTGAACTGTTTGCCGAAACCATCGAAGCTCGCGCACGGGGCTGGGGGCCGAGCAGATTTTCCTTTAATGTTACGGGCGGACGCTGCGAAACATGCCTCGGCGCGGGAACGATTGCCGTTGAAATGCATTTCTTGCCGACGGTATATGTGCCGTGCGACGTATGCCATGGAAAACGATTTATGAAAGAAACGCTTGAAGTCGAGTACAAAAAGAAAAATATCCACGAAGTATTGCAAATGACGGTCGAAGAAGGACTCGCTTTTTTTGAAGACATTCCGGCAATTTACGACAGGCTTAAAACATTAAACGATGTCGGGCTCGGCTATCTCGGACTCGGGCAGTCGGCAACGACGCTTTCGGGAGGAGAAGCACAACGCGTGAAAATTGCATCGGAATTGTATCGCCCGCATCTTACCAAAACCATTTACCTTCTCGATGAGCCGACCATCGGGCTTCATTATGAAGATGTAAGCAAACTCATAGAAATACTCAACCGCCTTGTCGATAAGGGAAATACGGTTGTTATCATTGAACATAATATGGACCTGATAAAAAATGCCGACCATATTCTTGATTTCGGACCGGAAGGAGGGGACAAGGGAGGTACTCTCGTCGCCAAAGGCACACCCGAAAATGTTGCCAATGCAGGCAAGTCGTATACGGGAACGTACCTGAGAAAATTATTCAACCGGCAAAAACGCTAATGACTTCCGAGCAATTCAAAAAAAAGAAACTACCGCGCCAACCCGGCGTGTATATGTTTATGTCCGGCTCAAAAATTCTCTACATCGGCAGGGCGACGTCTCTAAAAGAGCGTGTTTCAAGTTATTTTTCCAAAGACATAAACGATGCCCGCGGACCGATTATCGTTGCTATGGTTAAAAAAGCAGCGAGCATTAAAGTAACTCCGACAGACTCGGTGCTCGAAGCCCTACTTCTTGAAGCGCATCTCATCAAAACATGGAAGCCTCCGTACAATAGCAGGGAAAAAGACAATAAAAGTTTTAATTACATCGCCATAACAAAAGAAAATTTTCCGCGTGTTTCTTTGGTGCGGGGAAGACAACTGGAACGGGAAGAATCGTACCTTCATATTTTTGGTCCGTTTATAAACGGGGGACTCTTAAAAGACGCGATGAAGATTGTCCGGAAAATTTTTCCGTTCAGAGACAAATGTCTGCCCGCAACGGAAAGGGAATCGGGGAAACCGTGTTTTAACAGGCAAATCGGCTTATGTCCCGGAGTGTGCAGCGGAGAAATTTCACGGAAGGAATATGGGGCGCACATCCGGAACCTCTCCCTTTTCCTTTCGGGGAAAAAACAAAATCTTGTTTCTTCACTAAGGCGGGAAATGAAAAGATATGCCAAAGGACTTGAATTTGAAAAAGCGGAAAGAATAAAGAAAACTCTTTTTTCCCTTGAGCATATTCAGGACGTTGCGCTTATAAAACATGCCCGCGAAATGGCCTCGGGCGGACCCTCGGATGCATTTCGTATTGAGGCATACGATGTTGCTCACATTTCCGGAACCTCGGTTGTCGGTGTAATGACCGTTATGGAAAACGGGGAAGTGAAAAAAAGCGATTACAGAAAATTCAAAGTGAAAAGCGCCCGTGTGGACGACACAAAATCACTCAAGGAAATTCTTACGCGGCGTTTCGGACATCCCGAATGGCCATCCCCGCGGTTGATTGTTGTTGATGGGGGCGTTGCACAAAGAAATATGGCGCTCAAAACGCTTTCCGAACTGAATATGCATGTTCCCGTTGTGGCGGTGGTGAAAGATGAACACCATAAGCCGAAAAATATTCTGGGAAACGGACGTATGGTTCAAGAAAGAAAAAGAGAAATTTTACTTATAAATTCCGAAGCGCATCGTTTTGCTATCTCATACCACCGGTTTTTACGGGGGAAATAGGCATTGACAACTGCCAAATATCTGTGTTATTATATCGTTTCTTAGCATATTATCGTTCCAGAGAGAACGAATGGTTAAGGGGAGGGGGAAAATTGAAGCCCGCGTCTATCATAGACGGCATTCCGGTCAGTTCACGGGTAGTTGAGAATGCTATTTGCTCGACATCGGGAACATTGAATAAATCCCGTCGAGACAAGTGCGGGCTTCTCCCCCAAAATAATCTGCGGATACCGCAGTTCACATACAAGACCAATCGCACGCGATTGGTCTTTTCTTTTGAGAAAAATCGGATGAACGTAGTGGTATAATTTCATCATGCCTAAAATCGTTGTCGGCGTTCTCCGAGGAGGACCTTCAAGCGAATATGAAGTCTCTTTAAAAACGGGGGCGAGCGTGCTTACCCACCTTCCGGAAAAATATGTCGGACACGACATTTTTATTTCTCGCGATGGCACATGGCATAGCCAAGGCGTGCCGCGGCCACTTTCAAAAATCGTCAAAAAAGTCGACGTTGTTTTTAACGCTTTACACGGTTCCTACGGAGAAGACGGCAAGGTTCAGCGCTTGCTTGAACACTTCGGCGTGCCGTACACGGGTTCGGGTCCTCTCGCGTCTGCGGTGGGAATGAATAAGATGCTCACTAAAAAAGTTTACAGCGCGCACGGGCTAAAAACTCCCCAACATGTTTTTCTCAGAGGAAAAGATGCGGATGATGCCGGGCTTATAGAAATTTTCAGGACATTTCCTCACCCGTATGTTGTTAAACCGACAAATGCCGGCTCTTCGGTCGGTGTGAGTATCGTAAGAAGTTTTCCGGATTTTAAAACAGCAGTGAAGAAAGCACTTGAACATTCGTCCGCTGTTCTTATTGAAGAACTGATTTCCGGAAGAGAAGCGACATGCGGCGTGATTGAAAACTTCAGAGGGAAAAAAATACACGCTCTTTCTCCCATAGAAATCATTCACCCCTCAAAAAATCAATTTTTTGATTATGAAGCCAAATATGGCGGGGAGAGCAGGGAAATCTGTCCGGCCAATTTTACTTTGAAAGTAAAAGAAGAAATCCAAAATGTTGCGAC from bacterium includes the following:
- a CDS encoding TIGR00730 family Rossman fold protein, translating into MEHNEQNRQKPAFKTITLDELEIDAKKRLSVIGSEFARGFEFLRNYPKSVTFFGSSRVKESDPYYKKAETLAKRIVEEMGYSVIAGGGPGIMEAANKGAYEAGGTSLGLNIKLPNEQVTNPYVTDSINFYYFFVRKVCLSFSAEAYVFFPGGFGTLDEMFEIVTLIQTKKIKHVPIILVGKEYWLELEKFIEKNLCASGMIHKEDMDLYHITDDEDEIIDMIRTTPVQSGVPYGDHHK
- a CDS encoding GIY-YIG nuclease family protein, whose product is MTSEQFKKKKLPRQPGVYMFMSGSKILYIGRATSLKERVSSYFSKDINDARGPIIVAMVKKAASIKVTPTDSVLEALLLEAHLIKTWKPPYNSREKDNKSFNYIAITKENFPRVSLVRGRQLEREESYLHIFGPFINGGLLKDAMKIVRKIFPFRDKCLPATERESGKPCFNRQIGLCPGVCSGEISRKEYGAHIRNLSLFLSGKKQNLVSSLRREMKRYAKGLEFEKAERIKKTLFSLEHIQDVALIKHAREMASGGPSDAFRIEAYDVAHISGTSVVGVMTVMENGEVKKSDYRKFKVKSARVDDTKSLKEILTRRFGHPEWPSPRLIVVDGGVAQRNMALKTLSELNMHVPVVAVVKDEHHKPKNILGNGRMVQERKREILLINSEAHRFAISYHRFLRGK
- a CDS encoding VOC family protein; translated protein: MLISGKITLPVIDLHQSVSFYTRVLGLRLIEQKGNYWAAVSDGGLRITLERQFYREPQETKKTQSLSLGIAVFHLDPVLARIKETGTVITGMHETGDGRILTLSDPDGNKIFVREVGELKKKA
- a CDS encoding DUF5654 family protein produces the protein MINLQEEKTRIQKEITNRTMGYILGGLGLVVGLAWNDAIKVLIEYIFPLSRNTLLAKFLYAALLTLFVVILTTYFLRKNDEQH
- a CDS encoding L-threonylcarbamoyladenylate synthase yields the protein MKKEELIKTLEKGGVGIMPTDTLYGLLGSALNPSVVERIYSLKGRDRKKPFIILISSFDDLEKFSIRINAKEREMLERFWPGKVTIIFSSGDKQYTYLDRGGGTLAFRMPALRSLLDIIARTGPLVAPSANVSGGEPAQTIEEAMAYFGNDPDFYIDGGRITSLPSTIVKMNKGGFMLVRPGVEEIPEELLTEGF
- the uvrB gene encoding excinuclease ABC subunit UvrB; the encoded protein is MGKFNLVSEFKPAGDQPEAIEALMKGLGRGLSYQTLLGVTGSGKTFTMANVIARINKPTLVIAHNKTLAAQLAQEYRDFFPNNAVHYFVSYYDYYQPEAYMPITDTYIEKEAQINEEIDRLRHASTQALLTRRDVIVVASVSCIYNLGSPAEYEKVNLKIKTGDVVVRRDFIRSLIDIHFERTNADLNPGLFRVVGNALEIMPVNEKTIYRIEIKDDRIETIKKIDAVSRVILEETSSVFLFPAKHFVAGEGEIGRAVKSIKAELVKRLKELHAEGKELEAQRLERRTKYDVAMIKEIGYCNGIENYSRHFSGKASGEPPDSLLAYFPRKADGSPDFLTIIDESHVTVPQIGGMKMGDASRKETLVEHGFRLPSAKDNRPLSFKEFEDRIGQVIFTSATPADYEREKSQQVVEQVIRPTGLIDPEIILRPIIQGASYKGQIADFIVEAEKAIKKGGRVIATTLTKRMAEDLSEYLKEKKLKAEYLHSDIKTIDRIEILTEFRRGKFDCLVGVNLLREGLDLPEVSLIGILDADKEGFLRSETSLIQIIGRAARNVDGRVILYADVVTGSIQRAVAETNRRRAIQVAYNEKHGITPKTIQKKIHDITEQLRSEHDRAVATLTALDRIAFKGDMRKLIKEKERQMADAVKVLDFETAALIRDEIKALRSKK
- a CDS encoding D-alanine--D-alanine ligase family protein, with the protein product MPKIVVGVLRGGPSSEYEVSLKTGASVLTHLPEKYVGHDIFISRDGTWHSQGVPRPLSKIVKKVDVVFNALHGSYGEDGKVQRLLEHFGVPYTGSGPLASAVGMNKMLTKKVYSAHGLKTPQHVFLRGKDADDAGLIEIFRTFPHPYVVKPTNAGSSVGVSIVRSFPDFKTAVKKALEHSSAVLIEELISGREATCGVIENFRGKKIHALSPIEIIHPSKNQFFDYEAKYGGESREICPANFTLKVKEEIQNVATIAHNALHLRHYSRSDFIISPKGVYILETNTLPGLTPQSLVPKALEAGGTKFPDFLDHLITLALSRK
- the uvrA gene encoding excinuclease ABC subunit UvrA, yielding MKKEETQQDKIIVKGARTHNLKNITVEMPRNKMVVFTGLSGSGKSSLAFDTIFAEGQRRYVESLSSYARQFLRQMQKPDVDEIIGLSPAISIDQKSRSNNPRSTVATTTEIYDYLRILYARIGRPHCLVCGDEIKRLSNEEIKNFILEKISEKAKEIAKSKNEIPLPVYVELFAPLVRGRKGEYYQLLYDLLGRGYSEVLVDGVRKKLREQIILSKNKRHEISALVDAINIADFGEKENQKNALERLSEGLEKSLHEAQGLVEIRFRDFKGQTKKEESFLMSSKFACPKDGYSYPEIEPRLFSFNSPYGACEACNGLGTKHFFGDEPCPTCLGARLRPEALHVLIGGKNIIELVALSIKDASDFFSRLKISAREKNISKVVVKEIESRLEFMIDVGIDYLSLDRRAHTLSGGEAQRIRLASQLGSGLVGALYVLDEPTIGLHQHDNERLIKTLINLRDLGNTIIVVEHDEDTIYSSDYIVDIGPGAGIHGGQIVVSGWLDELLTAKKNESESLTLSYLRGEKNIPIPENRRTQDKGKLTVKGGKIFNIKNLNVEIPLGKFVAVTGVSGSGKSSFMYEILYKNLQARLERRYRTNDTFNCSSVEGTEYLGRAILIDQSPIGRTPRSNPVTYTGAFIFMRELFAETIEARARGWGPSRFSFNVTGGRCETCLGAGTIAVEMHFLPTVYVPCDVCHGKRFMKETLEVEYKKKNIHEVLQMTVEEGLAFFEDIPAIYDRLKTLNDVGLGYLGLGQSATTLSGGEAQRVKIASELYRPHLTKTIYLLDEPTIGLHYEDVSKLIEILNRLVDKGNTVVIIEHNMDLIKNADHILDFGPEGGDKGGTLVAKGTPENVANAGKSYTGTYLRKLFNRQKR
- a CDS encoding FKBP-type peptidyl-prolyl cis-trans isomerase, which codes for MRTLNRKEWIAVAASLLVIALFVFGDTITSFLSLLSQNTMTNDNSNQSEEVNPRTLPSGLIVEDLTVGTGEEAVANTIVTVHYTGTFVNGTKFDSSLDRGVPFQFVLGAGQVIRGWDEGVVGMKVGGKRKLIIPPQLAYGGAVGHQLQNETLVFEVEVLNVSK